In the Rhododendron vialii isolate Sample 1 chromosome 2a, ASM3025357v1 genome, TGGTAAGATGGTAAGTGTTGATCCTAACAAGAGCGTTTGATCCTAACAAGAGTGTTGAGTTTGTGTTGAGAGCTCGCGCGGGACCCTCCCCAAGGGGGGTTTCCCCGGCCCACTGATATGTACTATGAGTTCGTGTGTGAGATGAAAGCATGCGTGAGAGGAGAGCTGTGAGAGTCTATGTGATTGAATTGTAATTTTGCTGGTGTTTGTTAAAAGATCAATAAAAATAGTGTCGTAACTACCTAATTATCGATCACCTGGTGAACTATCACAAAGTGATCGAGATGAAAGCAGGCAAGGTATATCTAATTTTGCTCACAATAAAAAGGAAGCGACAGAGGTATTTGTGGACAATCAATCACTAATGGCACGCATTAACGAAGAATTCGATCTTCCATGATTATGGCCGTTAACACATTGATACAATATACTATCACTTTTTAGATACAATATACTATCACTTTTTAAGAGAGTGCCTAGCTAGCAAAGAAGAGGTGGTCAATAGGGCCATCTGTGCTAGCTATTTGGCGCCTTGCAAATAGGATTTTTGATTCCTGAGGCTTAGCTGTTGTTGATAGGTTTGATTGTTCTCCATGATTGTTTAGCTgctgctctgtttggagttgCAAAATATGTTCTTTTGTAGTTAGCTTCTAGCTAGTTTATTGTTcataggtgtgtgtgtgtgtatatcccCCGATTCCCTCTGACtttgtgtttttcctttttggttcaataaaattttcaattaccccaaaagaaaaaaaattaaagaaggaGGTTTAATCGACTTTTGCTAGTTCACAAGATCGATCAAATTGTTGACATCTCCGGCCACCAAGCCACTTAAGCATAAATATATAGCTTCGATCTACAAGtcttaatttttcattttggtaaGTAAATTTCACTAGCTAGTAAACACAAACCAAAGAGGCAAAGAACGGGGACCAAGGGTACGTATAACCTTGATAGTTCTACAGCCAAACAAACAATACTGGggaaaccaaaatcaaaacacCTAACCTTGCATACACAGAGAAACTTTTTTCCAATCACATTTGGATGATCAAATTTTCACGTTTGTCAATCATGTACCTACTAAAGTTCGATGAACACGATTTTTGTATGATTATGTAAAAGTTTCTAACACACAAGAAGCCATCTTAGGATAGCATTACCTCgtaaaaatgaaaacaagtccagaaaataaaaaaataaatttttgatttttttgctcCGTTTaaaagttttcaatgaaatctatgaaacaagatccatattgataggacaattatttgcgtaaacacatgatttttgagcttgaaattattttctttttgaaaaagacggTTAAGTAATAAAGTGGAACGGCAATGACCCGTGTTATGTCCATAAGTTTGCGTTTGGAAGTTGAAGAAAATAGAGGAGAAATTAGGATAACTGATCACGCATTGCCTATTTTATGATTCACATATTTAGTTTGTCTTTaaacttttttgagaaaattttaagaaTAGTCCCTttagtttgacaaaaaaaaaaaaaactcattttcgTCCATCGAATTTGAAATGCAACGATACAAACTCTTCACTTTAGTTGACGTACCAAAGAGATCTTCTTGTTGACTGAAGGTACTCAAAACTCGGAAATCTTGTTAATGGAAGGGCAATTAAAGTAGAATTTTTTGGTGCATTTGTGAAGAGGGAAAAATCGAAATTCTATCGTCCATCTGCGCCAAAACAAGTTGGGGAATTGGAGGCCTAATCTCATCCATATATTCCACTATTTGAGCACCATCAGCCCTAAAGTGAAAGAAGAGGTCACAATTGACGAACCTACAATGGAGTTCATGCAATAATGCCAGTGCGGAAGGCGAGCTCCTGTGACGACTTTCCAAATTGTTGAGAAGACGTCACAATATTAAACCTGCTACATGTTTTCAACTATTGTGGGACCAATTCAACGGGACTTTACTCCAACTTTAAATGGGCTAGCTTCTTGCCGGTGGGAGGGTGCATTGGTCCCCTATGAATTAGATATTGAGCGCGAATGCTGACCCGGATACCCCAGAATATTGATGCAGCCTCTGAAAGCCGGATACCAAACACATCTTTGTTGAGCTCAGAATGAATAGCGAATAATACCACAGATACAAATGGTTTGGAAGTGTTAATAATCAAAGCAATTCTGCTAATGATAAAGCTGTGACTTGATGGTCAACGGTTTGAGTGGCGAAAATAGTTCTCCGTTGGTAGGAGTTCCAAGACTCCCGACCTTTCCCTAAACCATGTGGTAGCAGGAGCCTCATGCTCTATGTAGTCCCTCTACTTTATAAAGATGTAAACATCAGTAAGTTTTAGAACTTGATCTGTGGTCAATCGAGGGAGGGGAGAACCAGTAAAGCGCATAAGAACTGAAGCAACAACTGAGAGAAGGGCAGTATATGGAGATAGTGAAACTATTGGGACAATCACGAGAGCAAGAGCGAGGATGATTCATATTGGGATTCACACGGATTAGTATTTTGACACTGCAGTGGCACCAATAAGTCCAACAAGGCACAATAAGGAAAGAATATCGGGCATCCCTATAGATGAATCTGATGAGAAGTAGATCTTGTGAGCGTTGCTGTCACCTCGAAAACCTCTGACAATCATTGCCTGTAAAAGAGGTGAAAGTATTAGATTGGAAGGTCAAATGTGAAAAAGTGAATACCTCAGTTACAATTTGTTAGCCCCCCTTTTCGACAGTCAAGCCTGTTACTCGGGGTCAATGATTCCCTTTCATAGcgaaaatattcaagattttTTCCAGCAACCGAAGGTCTCACTTGGTTCTTGTAGCTAGAGTTtccaaaaacaactaaaaaaggATAACTTGGAAAATATAGACAAGATTTTTAGATGGATtgacaaattgggatggagTGAATAAGAAGAAAACTATGAGCTGATTTGATTCTCATGGGCTTAATTTGTCAAACTCATAACAAGGCTCTTTCCTGTGGAGAATGATAATTCATACAAACACAACCCCAGGGTACCATCAAGGATACACTGAGAGTCATCCAACCACAGTTTGAATGCGTAGGCCGTAAGTTCTTTGGCCTCTCTTTTTGGTAAGCCCAAAGACAAATCTAAGGTTTAAGATTTTTtcgtaagaaaaaaaaaaccttgcatAGGCCTGGCTTTTCATTGCATAGGCCTGGCTTTccattttcaaaagggaaacCGAAGAACTTGCAAGTTAAACGCAAACACTAAAAGAACTCGGAGGGTACCTAGCCAAGAAGAGGGAAGAAAAGACAACTTGGTAAACAATTAAACATATTCAAACCTGAGATATCTGCTCTGCATGGCTAAAAATATTCTTGAAGATCCGACGAATGTACATAAAGAAAACTGCAACAATACCACCAGAAATGTCTCAATTAAATGATAAGTTGTGTTAGGCACACACTAAACACGATAAAAGGGAATCCTGTGTGAACGTGCAGTACTAGGACAACTTGAATTTTAGCAGGTGAACAACAACAGCACATTCTGTGGCTTAGGACAAGAACTAGAATTTCCCAAATTTTTGGTTGAGTACATCATGAATCTAGGGGATGCAACATAAGTCTAACCACAAATTTCCATTACAAGTAAAAACATAAAATGCATTTTAACCATAATACTTCCGTGCGCATACACATGAGAAGAAGAAGCACATTCTTGAGGATGGCGCATCTGTGAGCAGTGTTACACCTTTCTTTTGAAGGTACCATTTACATGTATGGTTAGTAATGTAATTTAGGAAAGTTCCCATGCGTAACACATGATGTGTCAGGGTACAAAAGCAAATATGGAACCGTATAACTGATACAGTTATATTGAGTGATACAGTAATTGATATTGCTATTCAAGAGAAAGGGCTGTCTTGTTTGGACCCTGtctacttgaaaatttgaaatgtgTACTCACCATCGATTGTCTCCATAAAAGTCAACTGCTGCCAATTTATTCTGCGAGATACGATCCCCAGTGCAACATTTCGGACCTGACAGCATTTCATGAGGTGAATAAAATATCTTCACCAACATGATCATAGAATATGAAACAAAACGTGTGGAAAATTTCATATCTGAAACAGACAAAACAACTAGTCCAGTAGTCCTATTTCACCTCATCAAACACCAAGTTGATGAACCTCAATGAAAGTAGGAGCGTGAGGATAGCTTCTGCCACTGGAACACCTATCTTTGTCAAGGGGAGCATAAACCATTGGAGAGCATATGCAAGTTGCTCGGAGGTTGTGGTGGTCAGGCATAAGCTAGCACTTTGAAAGACCTGTCACAAAATCAGATATCTAGGTCTTAGTAATTTTGACAACTTGAGCAACTCTACAAAAAGCTGCTAAAGATGAATTCCAAAAAAAAGCTGAATAATGATTATTTCCTTCCAACATTTAAGTTCCTGGGAAGTGCTTGAACATCCAAAATGAATGGAGTCCTCTCAATTTTATTATTCATACAGTTAAACGTGGAAAAAATGCTCTAGTTCCTTTTTACAAAAACCTTCATGCAAGTCTTTTTCGTATCTAATGTAACTCTATATGAATGTACTCCACTAGATACAGACGAGTCTAATAAATGGATCATTGAGACTCCAAGCGATAACAATATTCACTTTTCATGGCTATTTAAGCTCTTTGTAAGATCCAATCACCTCTGGCATTGTTGTTCCCCTGTCCAAGGTATTGCAAACCCGACCTCAAAAGTACCTTGCCAAACTTGACCATTAAACATTTTCAAACATCGCATGGAGAGACTGAAATTTGAATATCTTATGTTCACAGTCTATACAAAGTTACATCACGGTGCAAATtttgaaccaatttttttttttttaattccggGTTTAACCAACTAAATCTGATTGTATGGCATTAATACATGATGTAAATTTTAGTTTAACGACTCTAACCCACAAGGTCCCATTTTTCTAACTTCATAACTTAAATAAATTGTTATTCACAAACTTGTGAAGCTGTCAATATCCCTGAATCAGCAACTTCGATGCAATTATTGGATGGGAAGCCACAATTATTGGAGGTGAGCAGGGACGGGAATTTTATATACTCAAACATTTTTGCTAGAAATTTTTTGTAATCGTTATTTTCAATTTAATGGCCCAATTctggcagaaaaaaaaaagcaactgCCTTCAGACATGAGCATGTTACATATGAAGTTGGTTCATTTCCCATGTGTCAAAACATGTGCTTAAGCAAAAAAATGGAAACCTAGAAGGTAACTCAATAAAGTACAACTCACAGTGAACGTTAAACAAGCAGAGGTGCTTGCTACAGACAAGCCCTTTCTTGTAAGCTGTAATGGTCCTAACTTCATGATCACATATGAATAGCCTTCTAAAGATGCCGGAATATTCGGCAATCCAATCAGTGCAGGTGGTGGGCTTCTTAGCTGGACGAGGGGTGGTGCACCATCTGTGCCCAGCCCCAACATTATGAACAAAATCCCAGAAAGCAGTGACACTCTTCCCAATTGATCCTACAAGATTATGGGAGAGTTAAGAAGGGAGTTCCCCTGCATTAGCACATTGACAGTGTTCAAATGAGGAAAATTAAGACACATTAATCAAGATAATGTAAACAAATCAACGTACATTTAGGCCCTAGTGGGATCGCTGCCCAGAGAGGTAAAGAATCGAAACAAGACAAAATAACCTCAAAAACTTTCATGTTCAAAGATTCCTAATACATGAATATCATTATAGACTAAGGAAAATTAATTAGATCCCGAGGCCGCCTAAAAGGTAATCCCTTTATAGCTGACTCGCTTGATAAGACAAAAGGATAACTTACCATCCACACCTCTTTGGGGAGAACCCAGACAGATAATACAGCCAAGTATATG is a window encoding:
- the LOC131316478 gene encoding protein ABCI12, chloroplastic translates to MYRTRFPLTCQILSLPSLPFHHTSKTQSPPFLNHQFTPDTSKHRLQFSLHRTLLKTQIRCAADTGSGSRNWEKWLPKNVFSADKVLRLIAGATSSPICQFISSPTTFLHTVDPRIKLAWLLALVLLPARSNILMRFGLVIYLAVLSVWVLPKEVWMDQLGRVSLLSGILFIMLGLGTDGAPPLVQLRSPPPALIGLPNIPASLEGYSYVIMKLGPLQLTRKGLSVASTSACLTFTVFQSASLCLTTTTSEQLAYALQWFMLPLTKIGVPVAEAILTLLLSLRFINLVFDEVRNVALGIVSRRINWQQLTFMETIDVFFMYIRRIFKNIFSHAEQISQAMIVRGFRGDSNAHKIYFSSDSSIGMPDILSLLCLVGLIGATAVSKY